In one Bradyrhizobium cosmicum genomic region, the following are encoded:
- a CDS encoding caspase family protein, with product MKIRFLFLLPLLVSLVPTAPSLAAGDRFALVIGNAKYPDADAPLKEPLNDARDVADELKRDGFSVEIGENLTGDGMRRAFDKLYGKIKPGSVALVFFSGFGIQSARQSYMLPVDAQIWTESDVRRDGISLETVLGELNTRGAGVKIALIDASRRNPFERRFRSFSAGLTPVIAPNGTLVMYSAALASVVSDAGGDHSLFVQELLKEIRVPDLMAEETLNRTKMGVTRASRGEQVPWISSSLAEDFSFIPGAGGSRPPATTQPPPPPPVIANNPPPAPPAPPSPPAPPKPADTAAAPAPAPPPAPAPAPAPKPQVEAALPPPPPPPPVKPAETAPAPSMDSGPSAAALAEDPTIKGLTAKIAANPDDVNALYRRGQVYASKGAYNLAIKDFDDTLRINSKDVEALNNRCWTRTVIGDLQGALKDCNEALRLRPNFVDALDSRGLVNLKSGAVKNAIADFDAALKINPRLTSSLFGRGIAKQRNGSAQEGALDIANAKAMDPNIVQEFASYGVR from the coding sequence GGCAATGCGAAATATCCTGATGCGGATGCCCCGCTGAAGGAACCGCTCAACGATGCGCGCGACGTCGCCGACGAGCTCAAGCGCGACGGCTTCTCCGTCGAGATCGGCGAAAACCTGACCGGCGACGGCATGCGCCGCGCCTTCGACAAGCTCTACGGCAAGATCAAGCCGGGCTCGGTGGCGCTGGTGTTCTTCAGCGGCTTCGGCATCCAGTCGGCGCGCCAGAGCTACATGCTGCCGGTCGATGCTCAGATCTGGACCGAATCCGACGTGCGCCGCGACGGCATCAGCCTCGAAACCGTGCTCGGCGAGCTCAACACCCGCGGCGCCGGCGTCAAGATCGCGCTGATCGACGCCTCCAGGCGCAACCCGTTCGAACGCCGGTTCCGCAGCTTCTCGGCCGGCCTGACCCCGGTCATCGCGCCGAATGGCACGCTGGTGATGTACTCGGCGGCGCTGGCCTCGGTGGTATCCGACGCCGGCGGCGACCACAGCCTGTTCGTCCAAGAGCTCCTGAAGGAAATCCGCGTCCCCGATCTGATGGCAGAGGAGACGCTGAACCGCACCAAGATGGGCGTCACCCGCGCGTCCCGCGGCGAGCAGGTGCCGTGGATATCCTCGTCGCTCGCCGAAGACTTCTCGTTCATTCCGGGAGCCGGCGGATCGCGCCCACCGGCGACGACACAGCCGCCTCCCCCGCCGCCGGTCATCGCCAACAACCCGCCTCCGGCTCCGCCCGCGCCGCCATCACCGCCTGCGCCGCCGAAGCCGGCCGATACGGCGGCCGCACCGGCGCCTGCCCCTCCTCCCGCACCGGCCCCGGCACCGGCGCCGAAGCCGCAGGTCGAGGCCGCCCTGCCTCCGCCGCCACCGCCACCGCCGGTGAAACCTGCCGAGACCGCCCCCGCTCCAAGCATGGATAGCGGGCCGAGCGCGGCCGCGCTGGCGGAAGACCCGACCATCAAGGGCCTGACGGCCAAGATCGCGGCCAACCCGGACGACGTGAACGCGCTATACCGGCGCGGCCAGGTCTATGCCAGCAAGGGCGCCTACAACCTCGCCATCAAGGATTTCGACGACACGCTTCGCATCAACTCGAAGGACGTCGAGGCACTCAACAACCGCTGCTGGACCCGCACTGTGATCGGGGACCTCCAGGGCGCCCTGAAGGATTGCAACGAGGCTCTGCGGCTCCGCCCGAATTTCGTCGATGCGCTGGACAGCCGGGGCCTCGTCAACCTGAAATCGGGCGCGGTCAAGAACGCCATTGCCGATTTCGACGCGGCTTTGAAGATCAACCCGCGCCTGACTTCCTCGCTGTTCGGGCGCGGAATCGCCAAGCAGCGCAACGGCTCGGCCCAGGAAGGCGCGCTCGATATCGCCAACGCCAAGGCGATGGATCCGAACATCGTTCAGGAATTCGCAAGCTACGGAGTACGCTAG